CGACGCAACTCGCTACCCATAAACATATTTTCGGTAACGGTTAAATTAGGTGCAACATTCAGTTCTTGATAAATAAGATTAATACCCGCCTTGCGTGCTGTCGCCGGATCGGTAATTTTCAAGGGTTGACCATTGATGCGAATTTCTCCTTCATCAGCAATGTAAGCTCCAGCCAAGATTTTCATCAATGTGCTTTTGCCTGCCCCGTTTTCACCCATCAGGGCATGAACTTCTCCCGGATAAATCGTGAGATTAACATTTTGGAGCGCAGATACACCATGAAATCGTTTGGTAATCCCTTGCATTTCTAATACAGGGGTGGTGCTTGGTGCATCAGGAAATGAGGTTTCTATACTTGTTGCCATGAACATCTCCTGTAAAAAAAATTTGAAAGTCGCAATTTGTGAGTTAGAAATTAATCAACTCACATCTGATGTGAAATTAAAAGCATCAGAAAATCATGTTTTAAAAAGCGATTACTATCTTGGGAAGTTCTGAATATTGAAAGGCAATATATCAGAACTTTCTACAACTGCACATATATACATCATGGGTATGTGCAAAAACTATGTCAATGTACCTAAAGACTCAACTCAGATCGAACATTATTCTTAATAATTGTAAATTTACAATTATTATTACTATTTCCAGCCTTTTTCTGTGCCGACGTTATCTTTTGTGATCAGCTTTACTGGAATTAAAATGGTGGGATTAGTAGGTTTTTTCCCATTCAAAATGTCGTTTCCAACCTGAACTGCTTTTTCGGCCATCCCTCGCGGATTTTGAGTAGCGGTTGCAGCATATATACTATCTTTAGCTGCGATCGCAGTGATTGCTTCTGGCGCACCATCAACCCCGACAATAAAAAAATCTTTACGTTGTGCTTGGTTAGCTGCTAGTTCTGCACCAACTCCACTCGGATCGTTGATGGCAAAAACTGCATCAATTTTTGGGAAGGTGGTGAGCAAATCAGTCATAACTCTCAGTCCTCCATCCCTGCTACCTTCTGCATTCTGGTTTTTGGAGAGGATTTTGATATCGGGATATTTGGACAGTACACTCTCGCAGCCACTAACTCGTTGAATCACCGAGTCTACTGGTGGGCCATTAACTATTACTACATTGCCTTTACCTTTGAGGCGATCGGCAATATATTTACAACTAACTTCTCCAGCTTGGACATTATTAGTAGTGATGGTGGCATCCACGCCTCCCTCAGCACCAGTATCTACCGCAATGACAATTCTACCCGCTTGTTTCGCTTTTTCAATCGCTGGTTTAATGCCACTTTTATCAGCAGCATTGACGATAATAATGTCAGTATTGGAAGCAGTGAAATTTTCAATTTGATTGGATTGTTGATTCAGATCGTAAGCACTGGAAACTACAGTTACATTGACATTATTACCCCCAATTTTCTTGGCTTCTGCCTCAGTTGCTTGTCCCATGAGAACGAAGAAAGGGTTACTTAAATCGCCAACTGTGAAGGCAACGGATCGTAACTTTGAATTCCCAGTGGCAGTTTTTGTTTCTGCACTAGTATTTGTAACGGGTTTTGTATCGGGGTTAGTAGCACTGTTGTTATCGGGAGAAGCATTTGTACAGCCGACAACTCCACCACTGATGATACCTAGTATGCTAGCTGCGATCGCAATTCTTTTCATCTTTATCTATTTCCTAAAGTTAATTAAATTTTTCTTATTTACCAGCCTTTGTAGCTGCTGAGGTTATCTCTAGTAACCAAGTTGACTGGAATCAGAATGTCAGGTGACTCAGGTTTGTTACCCTGGATGATATCGTTGCCAATCTGAACCGCTTTTTCAGCCATCCCTGCGGGATTTTGAGCCGCAGTTGCAGCAAATACACCATCTTTGTCTTCCATTGCTTTGGTTGCATCTGGCGAACCGTCAACCCCAACAATAAAAAATTCTTTGCGTTTTGCTTGTCTTGCGGCTAAGTCTGCACCTACACCGCTTTGATCGTTCGTGGCAAAAACGGCATCTATTTTGGGAAAGGTTGTAAGTAAATCACTCATTACTCTCAAACCTCCATCCCTTGTCCCTTCAGCGTTTTGGTCTTTAGAGATGAGTTTGATATCAGGATATTTGGCTAATGACTTTTCACAACCACTGACTCGCTGATTGATTGAATCCATCGGCGTACCGTTGAGGATGACTACACTACCTTGACCTTTGATGCGATCGGCAATATATTGACAAGCAACTTCACCAGCTTGGGTATTGTTGGAGCTAATCATTGCATCTACGTCTGCATCAACGGCTGAATCTACGGCAATGACAATCTTACCTGCCAGCCTTGCTTGGTCAATTACTGGCTTAACTCCTTTTTTATCAACAGCGCTGAGGATAATTAAATCAGTATTTGCAGCAGTAAAATTTTCGATTTGGTTGCTTTGTTGGTTCAAATCAAAGCCACTGGAAACCGCATTAACTCTAATATTACCGCCAATTCTCTTAGCTTCTATCTCCGCACCCTTTTGCACTGCATTATAAAAAGGGTTTCCCAAGTCACCCAAGGCGACACCGATTGTTTGTAATTTTCTACTTGGACTATTAACTGTAGTCTCTAAACTAGTGTTGGTAGCAGTATTAGTAACAGAATTGTTATTTTGAGCGCTATTTGTGCAACCAACAACAGTCAAACTTAATATGCCAACTATGAGCGAAAGTGTCTTCATCTTTGTCTGTTTTTAACAACGGATTTAAATTTGATAAAGGTCAAAAAAATATTAAATATGTCTCAGAAGTTAGACTCGATCTAATATTCCTACAGGCTTTGGCATTTTCAACTATTATTTAACATCTTGTAACTGATGTGATGTGAGTTACTGCTATTAAGTCCATTACACTTGATAGATGTTTTATTTTTAAAGCAAAGCTATGACGGCTACACTACGTCGTGAAATTTATTTTTTAGTGAAAATGCTTTTTTAATATGCCTGGAATGAAACTACCTTTTCAGCCAAATTTCTAGAAAAGGATATTATTAAACTTGAGAATTTATGCTTATTTTTTATGAGTTAATCCTTCCTTAGTTAAAAAATGAGCTTTATTGATTGAATTTTACAGAACGAAGCCAGATTTTTAATCTATCTTTAGTTAAAATTCTTGGATTTCTCGTATTTATAAACATTAAGTTTTCTTAAGATAAAATGCACTTAAAAAAACTTAATCTTTTTAGCTCCAAATATCATAATTTAGCTTGGAGATTGAAGGATGATCAAGTTGAAAAATTTAAAATTTTAACGTTGCGGGTAAATATTTAGCTACTAAATCTTCGTAGTATGGTCTTAACTTTTGCCAATCGGGAGGAGTAGGATTTTTTGAATACAAATCATAAGGATTGAATAATTTAACCCATTTAAACATTTCGCGATCGTGATTATCCATCAAATGCTTATATGCGTTTTCGCGGTGTTGAGGATAAAATGAGTGATAGCGAAGCATATACAATGCAGGTTCAGGTAAATAGTTTTTCATCATCTGATAAAAATATTCATCGTGACCCCATGAAATATGTACATTAATCAATCCACAATTTGGTTCGTAAATACCATATTTAGTGTTGTAATTGGGATTATTGTAATCAGGATTTTCTTGGAAAAATTCTGAAAAAACAATTTTATCAGAGAATGCACAACCTACAGGATAAGTATCACCGACGGTAGCCCATTGAGGCTCACCAAATAGACAAAGTACCTTCCCCATATCGTGAAAGAAGCCGGTAAGTACCATCCAATCAGGATGACCATCGGCGCGTATGGCTTCTGATGTTTGCAATAGATGCTGTAACTGATCCATCTCTGTATCGGGATCTGAATCATCTACTAATTGATTCAAAAATTCAACTGCATCCCAAACAGACATTTCTTTTTTATCAAACTTGAGAAAATTCTTTTCTTTCTCAAGGACAAAATTATATGTTTGATTAATATGATTTAACCGATAAAATTCTTTTACCGTTTCTCTGGTAGGCGTTTCATAATTTCTGTACTCTTGAGTAGTTTTACCTTCTTTAACTATGCTATGTGGATCGGGGTAGCGATTAAGTAAGTCTTCTTCCCACTCTTCTAACGAATGTAACGGATTGTATTGAGCTTGTTTGATAAAATTCTGGAGAATTTGAGACATATCTTGTTACTCGTCGATATTGATTTTTTAAATCGGGTTTTCGCAACATTATGCACAGGTGTGCAAAACCTGTTTTTGACTTATTTTTATTTTTGCACACGTGTGCAAAACTGTGTGTTAAGTTTCTTTTCTATTTGTACATTTGTATACAAAACACTTTGTTAAATATTTTTTACAATCGACTCGGAGCAGAATTAGCTAAAAGATTGATAAAGTACACGAAATAGAGAACGCAGATTTCAGATTAAGTACTTATGCTTATAGGAATCTGCTTTGATTTCTGTTCGCGCAGCGTGGCGTAGCCATACTAATTTAGCTTACAAGGCAAAAAGCAAAGCGAAAGAAGGCTATTTTTGTTGTATTGAGTTTTTTCAAAAATCAAATATTAGTCCTATATGTATTGAGCCGAGATACATGTAAAAACCTGCATTCCGAGTCTGGTAATGCCTGCTCTATCTACGTTGTAACGATTTTGACTCACCATTTTATAAGGCTTTCCGCACACTGGATAAAATTTATACTTTGTGTACACTATTAACTCGCCACAGTGAGCGCAATTAGCGCGTAGTTGTGTCCCGCAAAGATAACAATACTTAGCTTGAGCAGTATAATAAATTGTTAGGCCCTGCTGCATCTCTTTTACCATACCTCTTATGTCAGAGCAACCTGCATCAGAAATCGAACTGCTCCGTGCGGCTTACGCGGCCTTCAACGCGCGAGACATTGACGCGGCCCTTGCCCTCATGACTCCGGACGTGGCTTGGCCGAAAGCGTTCAAAGGCGGTTTTGTCCGTGGGACTGAAGAAGTTCGCGCTTACTGGACGGAGCAATGGAGCGAGATCAATCCGCACGTCGAGCCGGTTTCCTTTTACTCGGAGGAGGCCGGACGCATTTTGGTCGATGTGCATCAGGTCGTGCGTGACTTGGTTGGAGGAGTTCTTGCCGATGAACACGTGGGTCATCGATTCACCCTTGAGCAGGGGTTGATTCAAGTCATGGAAGTCTGTCCACTTCCATCGTCCATCCCAAATTGACGGTAAACTAAAACGGTTGAAAGCATTAATAATATCCCGAATCGCTGCCTCAATTTTCGGCGTACTGAATATGGCGACTCAATGCCCTATAGACAATTCATCTGTTGGATCGATTTTTGAATAAATAACGTTATTCACACATTAGACATCTCCGAAAAAGAATGTAGAGACGCAGCAGTGCTACGTCTCTACAAGGTTTCTGTGTAACGCATATTTAATTTCTGGAGATGTCTATTAGTAAAATCTATGTTAAATTTTTTGTCCGCTTGACTTTGAGGAATGTTACGTTGTCAATTCTATGGTGGATGAATGCTTGACAATATTAGCTAACTCTTGAAGTTGTTTTACTGCTTCTGCACCCTCCAACTTCATTAATTCGCGATCGTCCCATAATTCCATCCATGTAATTCCGTAATCAGACACTACAAAACGGATCAGATGCTTTTCTCGCAGGCTAACCATAAATGAAGCACTCTTCATTTGGTCGCCGCACGTATAACATGAGGCAGAATACCCACGCCGCTCAAGAATAATTGTCAAGGCTTGTAAGTTCATTACCAAGTCTTGAACGAATTCTCGATGTTGTTGCGCTAATCTTAGAAACACTAGTTTTCTCCTACCACTACTGTGAGGTGGTTCCTTTTAAAACTTCTTTAGACTTACATCCGACGTATTTAGTTGCCAAAAGTTCGTGTTTTCTTAGAGACGTGATTAATCTTAATCTTATGGTTTTAACCAATCAGCTAAAGTCTCAAAGCCGTTCTAATATTCTGGACAATGATCTGGGGTGGTTGTGCGACATCTATAGATATGGTGTCTAATGGTTCTTCAAGAGTATCAAACTGGCTATTGAGAAGTTTTTCGCTCATGTAATGATTGCTACGCTCTTGCAACCGCATTTGAATTAACTCATAAGACCCTTTGAGGTAAACTAGCTTAATGCGATCGCTCTTGGCGTTGGTGCAGCGATCGCTATCCGATACCAAAAATTGCCGATAGCTGTCTTTTAAAGCCGAACACGCCAGCACTACATTTTTATTTTCTTGCAGCCAATGTTTGATGGCTGTTTGCAAATCTTGCAACCAAGGCATCCTGTCAGCTTCAGTCAACGGGATACCGCGCCGCATTTTATCAACATTCTCTGGTGAGTGGAAACTATCAGCGTCACTAAACTCCCAGCTTAAAGAGTCTGCTAGCAGTTTTCCTATGGTGGTTTTACCAGAACCAGATACACCCATGACGATAATAATCATATTTTTTGAAGAAAAGCTAAGTTATTGAGGTAAAGGACAGGAGGCAGGAAGTAAGACTATTGAATTTTTGTATGCAAAATGTGAGTTGTATTAAAATCTCTTGACAAATAACCATTATTTTCTATAATACATACAACTGCACACGTGTGCATTATTTTAAAATCTAAACTAAAAAATGAATAAACGAAGAATTTCAATTGAAGATATTGCTCGGAGAGCAGGTGTATCTCATTCCACAGTTTCACGTGCTTTGCGGGATAATGCTCTCATTAGCCCGAAAGTACGAGAAGAAATTAAGCAACTGGCGCAGGAGATGAACTATGTGCCAAATGCTATAGCTCAAAGTTTGCAAAATAAACGTACTAATACCATTGGTGTAGTAGTAACTTCCATTGCAGATCCCTTTTTTGCTGAAGTAGTAGACGGTATTGAACAGATAGCCAGACCAGCCGGATTGAGTGTTTTGTTAAGTGCTTCACACCGAGATTTGGAGCAGGAAATAGCAGCTATTGATACCTTTCATCGCCGCAGAGTAGACGGAATCTTAGTAGCCGACTCACGAATTAGCAAACAACATACAAAGCAACTAACGCAAATTGCTGTGCCAACAGTTCTGATTAACAGCCAGACTGAAGATCAATCCGAAATACTTCACTCAGTAGCAATAGACGATCGCTTAGGCGCTAGATTAGCAACAGAGCATTTAATAAGTTTGGGACACACCAGCATTGGTTATTTGGGTGTAAGCGATCGCAGCAGGTCAAACCACCAGCGCCTAGAAGGATATAAAATGGCTCTTGCTGAAGCTGGTTTACCACAAAATCCTGATTGGGTTGCAATTAGTGACGAATATGATACCAGAATCAGCGATGTCGCCACCGGGCAAAATATGCTATCTAAACTATTGATTGCTGAGGTAACAGGCATCTTTTGTTACAACGATATGGTGGCAGTTGGCGCTCTTTTAGCTTGCCAAGAACTAGGTATTTTAGTGCCACGAAATTTAAGCCTGGTTGGATTTGATGGTATTGCTTTAGGTAGTTACGTTACACCGGCACTTACAACAGTCAGCCAGCCGATGTTAGAAATTGGTGGCTATGCCATGCAAATGTTAATCGATTTATTAGCAGACAAAGCTGTGGAAAACCGCGTTTTATCTCCTTTTCTCGTAGAGCGTGGTAGTAGTGCCAGATTAATAAAGTAATTTGAAATCGTGTCTATCTTGAAAACTGTAGTTTTTGTGTAATTAGACTAAACCTACAAGAGAAAATGTTTCAAAATGGACAACTCTTTCCTTGTGTGTAAGACAAATTATTTACACTCAGCAACACTAAAAATTTTAACCAAACAAAAATATGTTAACTAAAAAACCGGTTTTATCTCCCGATCGCTGCTTTTCTCCAGAACCAGTTCAAAGACGACTAGCTCATCAATTCTTTGACAGCATATCTGCATT
The Nostoc punctiforme PCC 73102 genome window above contains:
- a CDS encoding ABC transporter substrate-binding protein, with amino-acid sequence MKRIAIAASILGIISGGVVGCTNASPDNNSATNPDTKPVTNTSAETKTATGNSKLRSVAFTVGDLSNPFFVLMGQATEAEAKKIGGNNVNVTVVSSAYDLNQQSNQIENFTASNTDIIIVNAADKSGIKPAIEKAKQAGRIVIAVDTGAEGGVDATITTNNVQAGEVSCKYIADRLKGKGNVVIVNGPPVDSVIQRVSGCESVLSKYPDIKILSKNQNAEGSRDGGLRVMTDLLTTFPKIDAVFAINDPSGVGAELAANQAQRKDFFIVGVDGAPEAITAIAAKDSIYAATATQNPRGMAEKAVQVGNDILNGKKPTNPTILIPVKLITKDNVGTEKGWK
- a CDS encoding ABC transporter substrate-binding protein, whose product is MKTLSLIVGILSLTVVGCTNSAQNNNSVTNTATNTSLETTVNSPSRKLQTIGVALGDLGNPFYNAVQKGAEIEAKRIGGNIRVNAVSSGFDLNQQSNQIENFTAANTDLIILSAVDKKGVKPVIDQARLAGKIVIAVDSAVDADVDAMISSNNTQAGEVACQYIADRIKGQGSVVILNGTPMDSINQRVSGCEKSLAKYPDIKLISKDQNAEGTRDGGLRVMSDLLTTFPKIDAVFATNDQSGVGADLAARQAKRKEFFIVGVDGSPDATKAMEDKDGVFAATAAQNPAGMAEKAVQIGNDIIQGNKPESPDILIPVNLVTRDNLSSYKGW
- a CDS encoding inositol oxygenase family protein, which translates into the protein MSQILQNFIKQAQYNPLHSLEEWEEDLLNRYPDPHSIVKEGKTTQEYRNYETPTRETVKEFYRLNHINQTYNFVLEKEKNFLKFDKKEMSVWDAVEFLNQLVDDSDPDTEMDQLQHLLQTSEAIRADGHPDWMVLTGFFHDMGKVLCLFGEPQWATVGDTYPVGCAFSDKIVFSEFFQENPDYNNPNYNTKYGIYEPNCGLINVHISWGHDEYFYQMMKNYLPEPALYMLRYHSFYPQHRENAYKHLMDNHDREMFKWVKLFNPYDLYSKNPTPPDWQKLRPYYEDLVAKYLPATLKF
- a CDS encoding double zinc ribbon domain-containing protein, which codes for MVKEMQQGLTIYYTAQAKYCYLCGTQLRANCAHCGELIVYTKYKFYPVCGKPYKMVSQNRYNVDRAGITRLGMQVFTCISAQYI
- a CDS encoding nuclear transport factor 2 family protein; the protein is MSEQPASEIELLRAAYAAFNARDIDAALALMTPDVAWPKAFKGGFVRGTEEVRAYWTEQWSEINPHVEPVSFYSEEAGRILVDVHQVVRDLVGGVLADEHVGHRFTLEQGLIQVMEVCPLPSSIPN
- a CDS encoding DUF1815 family protein; amino-acid sequence: MFLRLAQQHREFVQDLVMNLQALTIILERRGYSASCYTCGDQMKSASFMVSLREKHLIRFVVSDYGITWMELWDDRELMKLEGAEAVKQLQELANIVKHSSTIELTT
- a CDS encoding gluconokinase — encoded protein: MIIIVMGVSGSGKTTIGKLLADSLSWEFSDADSFHSPENVDKMRRGIPLTEADRMPWLQDLQTAIKHWLQENKNVVLACSALKDSYRQFLVSDSDRCTNAKSDRIKLVYLKGSYELIQMRLQERSNHYMSEKLLNSQFDTLEEPLDTISIDVAQPPQIIVQNIRTALRL
- a CDS encoding LacI family DNA-binding transcriptional regulator, encoding MNKRRISIEDIARRAGVSHSTVSRALRDNALISPKVREEIKQLAQEMNYVPNAIAQSLQNKRTNTIGVVVTSIADPFFAEVVDGIEQIARPAGLSVLLSASHRDLEQEIAAIDTFHRRRVDGILVADSRISKQHTKQLTQIAVPTVLINSQTEDQSEILHSVAIDDRLGARLATEHLISLGHTSIGYLGVSDRSRSNHQRLEGYKMALAEAGLPQNPDWVAISDEYDTRISDVATGQNMLSKLLIAEVTGIFCYNDMVAVGALLACQELGILVPRNLSLVGFDGIALGSYVTPALTTVSQPMLEIGGYAMQMLIDLLADKAVENRVLSPFLVERGSSARLIK